In Miscanthus floridulus cultivar M001 chromosome 19, ASM1932011v1, whole genome shotgun sequence, the DNA window TGCAACAAATACTAATCCTTTTATGCAAATGGAAAAAAAATACAGGACACACTCAAGGAGATGGCCAACTACCGCTACCCAAATCTGACAATAATCAACGAATCAGACCTCCACGATGCCAACCCAAATTTCTTCAGCAATGCAGTAATAGCAAAAGTTCCATTGCCAGCCACAGATGCAGTAGGCCATCAAAGAATAAGAGATGCAGTCCAGCAGCAATTCCAGGTGGACATCGACGTACAAGATATATGAAAGTATGGTGTTGACTACTTCATACGAGCACACTCATCGGATGCAAGTGCCCGCATGCTTGCCAGAGGCTTCGCTAATGTTTCCACCTACACACTGACACTCATGCCATGGACCCCAGACTACGGTTCCACAACGGTGCCTCTGCACACTCAGGTCAGCTCCGATCCCATCAACGATCATAAACTTACCGGATCAACTGTCCTATCTCCCAGTCAACGTCTGTCAAcgtctgttcgggaggccgtatcgtatcgtggattatttactgctggctggtttggtgtgagagaaaaacactgttcctggctggaaatttacgatcgtttacgagcaagcgaacaggctgtgctGTGAACTAGCAATACACCATCTCTTCAAGGGAATTTGCACCATCTGAAACATAACATTTACTGCCGCAACATTaacataggccttgtttagattgcaaatttttgcaatatggacactgtagcacatttcgtttgtatttgacaaactttgtccgatcatggactaactaggctcaaaagattcgtctcgtgatttacaaccaaactgtgcaattagttattttttttacctacatttaatgctccatgcatacgtccaaaaattgatgtgatgaagagaatgaaaaaacttggaatttggaggcaatctaaaccaggccataCTGGGTCTCCGCCTATGGACAAGATCTGCTTGTCCCCAGCATAGCACACATAGGTGTCAAGAAAATAACTCAGCATGGTGATCTCCTAAACATTTGGCTGCTATGGTACGAAACATACACAGAAGAAATGCTTGGGAGAATGTCCCCGCttgaagaaagagcatctcaacgCCGAGGTAAACATTTTTAAAATTACAGCACTGCTAGGAAGAGGAAAAAAATTACTTCTAACAATTGTTCTCCAAACATTAACAGGATCATCAGACCTTGCTACCGCGCACCGAGAGGAAGTCCGCGAGCAATACTACGCCTACGCAGGTAAGGAAACGCTATTTGAAACTACCAAAAGGGCGAACAACAGCATAATACATACTAACATAGTTCTTTTGGTCATTAGGTTACGACGACGAGGCAACCTCCCGGCCACGAGGTACGTCATCTATACAGTTCATTTAGGTGACGACCATAATGTAAACAACTACGAACCCAGTAAAACCTTAAAACTGACACTAACCTATCATAAACATATACTTTTTTCTATTGATTTTCCCTTTTTTTCTCACCGGATTCCCCATGTTTTTATCATTACGATGTCAATGGGCTCGTTGCATGTTCTAGGTTAGTGCCCTATGAGCGCCTGTTCCCATGATTATGAGGATTTGTGGGGGTACGACCCGCATATCCACGGCAAACCACATGGACTGCGCCTTCAGGGGTGACCCAacccataagacgaagccttgcggggcacgactctgctcggcgcctcccgtaagacgccgggaagatatcctgaagatactacgagatctgttaggatacgtatgattctaagattcctgtaatctgttattactttccggttatctctcagatctaaccgacttgtaaccctacccctcgaaCTATATAAGGGGGGCAGGGACCTCCTCCAaactcacgtaatatcatactatagctaatacaaaccaacagaccacagaagtagggtttacgtcatactgacggcctgaacctgtctaactcgtgtgtctctgttgccttcttattcttgatcacacccttctctgccgatcaatctaccttcgtgggatacccctcggaggactgccgacgatattttgtcgacagttgacgcaccaggtaggggcttgcatgcttgtcgaacaagatggctttttctgcaAGCTCTTCGTTCCTCCCgtagcccggctagatcttcacagtcggatccatctcgtgggtcatcaacgctgatagagtcggagagctcatcaagccggtgcagatcgattctgcgccgatcaccccaacacctgtgactgcagatctgatctcggaaccgcctccgaagtcgccttcatcaacaactcgccgcctgcttcgtcactaccagaggaggcagatcaacaatgatgatctgatcgcatccatcgatcgggtcggtctgaagctcgccgattgcctctccatcgctgaatcagctctggacactctagttcagcgccaaccaccctccgatccagatctatcggaggctgctcgggaaactccaggggttacggccctatcctttgggttcaccaacgccgccgccgtttatcaagatgccctaaggggcaaattcgccgaccaggttggagatgtccatcctctcgccgaccagcttTCGTCGATCGTCAACATGTTGCACGTCGTCCGCTGCCCCGGAGCGTCCCTCCATACCATCCTGGAGAATTCGGACtccgagtcccagggctctacggagaccatcGCTGAAACGACCACCGAACTACTTCCCTCTCCATTCCGTGgcagcgcaatcttcaacgtcagtgtCGACAGCCCCCTCGGAAcggtgaaaccgaggaggaacgcgccgcccgCGAGAACCGGAACGTCAACCGTGCACAACGCCGAGCAAACGAGACTGCTCTCACGATGGTCGAGCAGcaacttgactcgcaaggaaggccactccaatgTAACCTCAACAACGAGTTTGTccgcgttgatggccacgacgtctacaagacaCCAAGCGCCAATCTCGCAGTGGCTGCCAATGAGCTCACCCGGCTTCCGCAGACACccgaggtcgccaaggtcgccaccatgcttaaagcggcacactgtcaggtcaatgagatccgccaggaacagagaccttcatactccacaaccttGATTTGCCGATAAGCCGCGACAAGAACTGATCGTTGTCAAAGTCGCTTCATCGACCAGCATCATGACGACAGGCAACCCCTCCAGGGTAGAGCTAGGGGCAACTACatcgaacatcaccgccaacacgactaggaggtcgaccaggacgtccgagtgcacctcaacaatctccgagatgcaCGACGACGCATCGACGAACaccgctttggtcgccatgaagaagaagtacgccgccgccaggagtacgagcaagagtacggtaactcagactcagctctcgagccgctcaacGTCACCAACGCTGCAGACGACGGTGCCACCAACCCCGAGGGCCCCCCCAGCATTCACGAGGGTgctccgaacacttcagtggccctatggttttaaaatcacaggggtcgagccctacgaaggaaggatgaacccaacacaatggctataggcttacaccaactgccatgaactggttcacgagccttgccctagactccattggatcctaggaagagctaaaaaaagtctt includes these proteins:
- the LOC136526337 gene encoding uncharacterized protein; amino-acid sequence: MLARGFANVSTYTLTLMPWTPDYGSTTVPLHTQVSSDPINDHKLTGSTVLSPSQRLSTPYWVSAYGQDLLVPSIAHIGVKKITQHGDLLNIWLLWYETYTEEMLGRMSPLEERASQRRGSSDLATAHREEVREQYYAYAGYDDEATSRPRDLTDL